In Oncorhynchus clarkii lewisi isolate Uvic-CL-2024 chromosome 2, UVic_Ocla_1.0, whole genome shotgun sequence, one DNA window encodes the following:
- the LOC139420035 gene encoding catenin beta-1 isoform X2 — MASQSDLMELDMAMEPDRKAAVSHWQQQSYLDSGIHSGATTTAPSLSGKGNPEEEDVDNQVLYEWEQGFSQSFTQDQVSDIDGQYAMTRAQRVRAAMFPETLDEGMQLPSTQFDGAHPTNVQRLAEPSQMLKHAVVNLINYQDDAELATRAIPELTKLLNDEDQVVVNKAAVMVHQLSKKEASRHAIMRSPQMVSAIVRTMQNTNDVETARCTAGTLHNLSHHREGLLAIFKSGGIPALVKMLGSPVDSVLFYAITTLHNLLLHQEGAKMAVRLAGGLQKMVALLNKTNVKFLAITTDCLQILAYGNQESKLIILASGGPQALVNIMRTYTYEKLLWTTSRVLKVLSVCSSNKPAIVEAGGMQALGLHLTDPSQRLVQNCLWTLRNLSDAATKQEGMEGLLGTLVQLLGSDDINVVTCAAGILSNLTCNNYKNKMMVCQVGGIEALVRTVLRAGDREDITEPAICALRHLTSRHQDAEMAQNAVRLHYGLPVVVKLLHPPSHWPLIKATVGLIRNLALCPANHAPLREQGAIPRLVQLLVRAHQDTQRRTSMGGTQQQFVEGVRMEEIVEGCTGALHILARDVHNRIVIRGLNTIPLFVQLLYSPIENIQRVAAGVLCELAQDKEAAEAIEAEGATAPLTELLHSRNEGVATYAAAVLFRMSEDKPQDYKKRLSVELTSSLFRTEPMTWNETGDLGLDIGAQGDALGYRQEDPSYRSFHSGGYGQDSMGMDSMMDHDMGAHHPGPEYPVDGLPDLGHAQDLIDGLPPGDSNQLAWFDTDL, encoded by the exons ATGGCTTCCCAGT CTGATCTGATGGAGCTGGACATGGCCATGGAGCCTGACCGGAAGGCTGCAGTGAGCCACTGGCAGCAGCAGTCATACCTGGACTCTGGTATCCACTCAGGGGCTACCACCACCGCCCCTTCCCTGAGTGGGAAGGGCAAcccagaggaggaggatgtggataACCAGGTGCTGTACGAGTGGGAGCAGGGCTTCTCTCAGTCCTTCACACAAGACCAAGtgtcag ACATTGACGGGCAGTATGCCATGACCAGAGCCCAGAGGGTGCGTGCGGCCATGTTTCCAGAGACCCTGGACGAGGGCATGCAGCTCCCCTCCACCCAGTTTGATGGGGCCCACCCCACCAACGTGCAACGGCTGGCTGAGCCCTCTCAGATGCTGAAGCATGCTGTGGTGAACCTCATCAACTATCAGGATGACGCTGAGCTGGCCACGCGTGCCATCCCCGAGCTGACCAAACTACTCAACGACGAGGACCAG GTGGTGGTGAACAAGGCTGCAGTGATGGTGCACCAGTTGTCCAAGAAGGAGGCTAGCCGCCACGCCATCATGCGCTCCCCCCAGATGGTGTCGGCAATCGTGCGCACCATGCAGAACACCAACGATGTGGAGACAGCCCGCTGCACCGCCGGCACCCTGCACAACCTGTCCCACCACAGAGAGGGTCTGCTGGCCATCTTTAAGTCCGGGGGCATCCCCGCCCTTGTCAAAATGCTTGG GTCCCCAGTGGACTCGGTGCTGTTCTACGCCATCACCACCCTACACAACCTGCTGCTCCACCAGGAGGGTGCCAAGATGGCCGTGCGTCTGGCCGGGGGCCTGCAGAAAATGGTGGCCTTGCTCAACAAGACAAACGTCAAATTCCTCGCCATCACAACAGATTGCCTTCAGATTCTTGCCTACGGCAACCAAGAAAGCAAG CTTATCATCCTGGCCAGCGGTGGGCCCCAGGCCCTGGTCAACATCATGAGGACATACACATATGAAAAGCTGTTGTGGACTACCAGTAGAGTTCTCAAagtgctctctgtctgctccagcAACAAGCCTGCCATCGTAGAGGCTG GTGGTATGCAGGCTCTTGGGCTTCACCTCACAGACCCCAGTCAGAGACTAGTCCAAAACTGCCTGTGGACCCTCAGGAACCTGTCAGACGCTGCCACCAAACAG GAGGGTATGGAAGGTCTGCTGGGGACCCTGGTCCAGCTCCTGGGCTCTGATGACATCAACGTGGTGACGTGTGCTGCCGGCATACTGTCCAACCTCACCTGCAACAACTACAAGAACAAGATGATGGTGTGTCAGGTTGGGGGGATTGAGGCGCTGGTCCGTACCGTGCTGCGTGCCGGAGACCGCGAGGACATCACTGAGCCGGCCATCTGCGCCCTGCGCCACCTCACCAGCCGCCACCAGGATGCTGAGATGGCCCAGAATGCTGTGCGGCTTCACTACGGCCTGCCTGTGGTGGTCAAGCTGCTGCATCCCCCCTCCCACTGGCCCCTCATCAAG GCCACTGTGGGCCTAATCCGTAACCTGGCTCTATGTCCAGCCAACCATGCCCCTCTGCGTGAGCAGGGGGCCATCCCCAGACTGGTGCAGCTGCTGGTCAGAGCCCACCAGGACACCCAGAGACGCACCTCCATGGGAGGCACCCAGCAGCAGTTTGTG GAGGGAGTTCGTATGGAGGAGATCGTGGAGGGCTGTACTGGAGCTCTGCACATCCTGGCTAGAGACGTCCACAACAGAATCGTCATCAGAGGACTCAACACCATTCCACTCTTTGTTCAG CTGTTGTATTCTCCAATTGAGAACATTCAGCGTGTGGCTGCAGGAGTTCTGTGTGAGTTGGCCCAGGACAAGGAGGCAGCGGAGGCCATCGAGGCTGAGGGCGCCACCGCCCCCCTCACAGAGCTGCTTCACTCCAGAAACGAGGGCGTGG CCACCTATGCTGCTGCTGTTCTGTTCCGTATGTCTGAAGACAAGCCCCAGGACTATAAGAAGCGTCTGTCTGTGGAGCTCACCAGCTCCCTGTTCAGGACGGAGCCTATGACCTGGAACGAG ACAGGAGATCTGGGCCTGGACATCGGCGCTCAGGGAGATGCCCTGGGCTACCGTCAGGAAG ACCCTAGCTATCGCTCCTTCCACTCTGGGGGATATGGGCAGGACTCCATGGGTATGGACTCCATGATGGACCATGACATGGGTGCCCACCACCCCGGCCCTGAATACCCAGTCGACGGGCTGCCCGACCTGGGCCACGCCCAAGACCTGATCGATGGTCTTCCCCCAGGCGACAGCAATCAGTTGGCTTGGTTTGATACTGACCTGTAA
- the LOC139420035 gene encoding catenin beta-1 isoform X1 produces the protein MASQSDLMELDMAMEPDRKAAVSHWQQQSYLDSGIHSGATTTAPSLSGKGNPEEEDVDNQVLYEWEQGFSQSFTQDQVSDIDGQYAMTRAQRVRAAMFPETLDEGMQLPSTQFDGAHPTNVQRLAEPSQMLKHAVVNLINYQDDAELATRAIPELTKLLNDEDQVVVNKAAVMVHQLSKKEASRHAIMRSPQMVSAIVRTMQNTNDVETARCTAGTLHNLSHHREGLLAIFKSGGIPALVKMLGSPVDSVLFYAITTLHNLLLHQEGAKMAVRLAGGLQKMVALLNKTNVKFLAITTDCLQILAYGNQESKLIILASGGPQALVNIMRTYTYEKLLWTTSRVLKVLSVCSSNKPAIVEAGGMQALGLHLTDPSQRLVQNCLWTLRNLSDAATKQTTLAEVDVMQEGMEGLLGTLVQLLGSDDINVVTCAAGILSNLTCNNYKNKMMVCQVGGIEALVRTVLRAGDREDITEPAICALRHLTSRHQDAEMAQNAVRLHYGLPVVVKLLHPPSHWPLIKATVGLIRNLALCPANHAPLREQGAIPRLVQLLVRAHQDTQRRTSMGGTQQQFVEGVRMEEIVEGCTGALHILARDVHNRIVIRGLNTIPLFVQLLYSPIENIQRVAAGVLCELAQDKEAAEAIEAEGATAPLTELLHSRNEGVATYAAAVLFRMSEDKPQDYKKRLSVELTSSLFRTEPMTWNETGDLGLDIGAQGDALGYRQEDPSYRSFHSGGYGQDSMGMDSMMDHDMGAHHPGPEYPVDGLPDLGHAQDLIDGLPPGDSNQLAWFDTDL, from the exons ATGGCTTCCCAGT CTGATCTGATGGAGCTGGACATGGCCATGGAGCCTGACCGGAAGGCTGCAGTGAGCCACTGGCAGCAGCAGTCATACCTGGACTCTGGTATCCACTCAGGGGCTACCACCACCGCCCCTTCCCTGAGTGGGAAGGGCAAcccagaggaggaggatgtggataACCAGGTGCTGTACGAGTGGGAGCAGGGCTTCTCTCAGTCCTTCACACAAGACCAAGtgtcag ACATTGACGGGCAGTATGCCATGACCAGAGCCCAGAGGGTGCGTGCGGCCATGTTTCCAGAGACCCTGGACGAGGGCATGCAGCTCCCCTCCACCCAGTTTGATGGGGCCCACCCCACCAACGTGCAACGGCTGGCTGAGCCCTCTCAGATGCTGAAGCATGCTGTGGTGAACCTCATCAACTATCAGGATGACGCTGAGCTGGCCACGCGTGCCATCCCCGAGCTGACCAAACTACTCAACGACGAGGACCAG GTGGTGGTGAACAAGGCTGCAGTGATGGTGCACCAGTTGTCCAAGAAGGAGGCTAGCCGCCACGCCATCATGCGCTCCCCCCAGATGGTGTCGGCAATCGTGCGCACCATGCAGAACACCAACGATGTGGAGACAGCCCGCTGCACCGCCGGCACCCTGCACAACCTGTCCCACCACAGAGAGGGTCTGCTGGCCATCTTTAAGTCCGGGGGCATCCCCGCCCTTGTCAAAATGCTTGG GTCCCCAGTGGACTCGGTGCTGTTCTACGCCATCACCACCCTACACAACCTGCTGCTCCACCAGGAGGGTGCCAAGATGGCCGTGCGTCTGGCCGGGGGCCTGCAGAAAATGGTGGCCTTGCTCAACAAGACAAACGTCAAATTCCTCGCCATCACAACAGATTGCCTTCAGATTCTTGCCTACGGCAACCAAGAAAGCAAG CTTATCATCCTGGCCAGCGGTGGGCCCCAGGCCCTGGTCAACATCATGAGGACATACACATATGAAAAGCTGTTGTGGACTACCAGTAGAGTTCTCAAagtgctctctgtctgctccagcAACAAGCCTGCCATCGTAGAGGCTG GTGGTATGCAGGCTCTTGGGCTTCACCTCACAGACCCCAGTCAGAGACTAGTCCAAAACTGCCTGTGGACCCTCAGGAACCTGTCAGACGCTGCCACCAAACAG ACGACCTTAGCTGAAGTAGATGTGATGCAG GAGGGTATGGAAGGTCTGCTGGGGACCCTGGTCCAGCTCCTGGGCTCTGATGACATCAACGTGGTGACGTGTGCTGCCGGCATACTGTCCAACCTCACCTGCAACAACTACAAGAACAAGATGATGGTGTGTCAGGTTGGGGGGATTGAGGCGCTGGTCCGTACCGTGCTGCGTGCCGGAGACCGCGAGGACATCACTGAGCCGGCCATCTGCGCCCTGCGCCACCTCACCAGCCGCCACCAGGATGCTGAGATGGCCCAGAATGCTGTGCGGCTTCACTACGGCCTGCCTGTGGTGGTCAAGCTGCTGCATCCCCCCTCCCACTGGCCCCTCATCAAG GCCACTGTGGGCCTAATCCGTAACCTGGCTCTATGTCCAGCCAACCATGCCCCTCTGCGTGAGCAGGGGGCCATCCCCAGACTGGTGCAGCTGCTGGTCAGAGCCCACCAGGACACCCAGAGACGCACCTCCATGGGAGGCACCCAGCAGCAGTTTGTG GAGGGAGTTCGTATGGAGGAGATCGTGGAGGGCTGTACTGGAGCTCTGCACATCCTGGCTAGAGACGTCCACAACAGAATCGTCATCAGAGGACTCAACACCATTCCACTCTTTGTTCAG CTGTTGTATTCTCCAATTGAGAACATTCAGCGTGTGGCTGCAGGAGTTCTGTGTGAGTTGGCCCAGGACAAGGAGGCAGCGGAGGCCATCGAGGCTGAGGGCGCCACCGCCCCCCTCACAGAGCTGCTTCACTCCAGAAACGAGGGCGTGG CCACCTATGCTGCTGCTGTTCTGTTCCGTATGTCTGAAGACAAGCCCCAGGACTATAAGAAGCGTCTGTCTGTGGAGCTCACCAGCTCCCTGTTCAGGACGGAGCCTATGACCTGGAACGAG ACAGGAGATCTGGGCCTGGACATCGGCGCTCAGGGAGATGCCCTGGGCTACCGTCAGGAAG ACCCTAGCTATCGCTCCTTCCACTCTGGGGGATATGGGCAGGACTCCATGGGTATGGACTCCATGATGGACCATGACATGGGTGCCCACCACCCCGGCCCTGAATACCCAGTCGACGGGCTGCCCGACCTGGGCCACGCCCAAGACCTGATCGATGGTCTTCCCCCAGGCGACAGCAATCAGTTGGCTTGGTTTGATACTGACCTGTAA